The following coding sequences are from one Bombus terrestris chromosome 14, iyBomTerr1.2, whole genome shotgun sequence window:
- the LOC100642299 gene encoding unconventional myosin-XVIIIa isoform X4, whose translation MPLNKVDEESLRAHHLLHRSCRGKAHGNGIAKQSNRRATICFPATRFPKDRKSITLNETSVVANVATKFSNRRINRTGTSSWECSDSDSLHSSEAGRENVFTTTNNNDRSPSANTSVSATVKSPNAPNTKKKTNKNLRVSPSLSKTSTKCNRKESWADTLRVSSIDDRIKRMEEGWDDSNVIKAPRERKWRRITAEIEQRVPNGKSGDFKILGLRGSSLKGWNNGSQKRNRKSAAFQRNSKPIVDIIEWEEIVEMALAKKIGHAKGKRRQNGEDVVDEGSDRRKVEGETVNGAGECMKRLEVLLQNRLPPQTVEARSEEHLAQEQAWLSSERIWLLHRGGFTPATKCGPADPDTGKLRIRLTTSGEELLVDEEDVEKANPPQFDKAEELSQLRFLNESSVLHTLRQRYASNLIHTYAGDSMIIINPVAPLAIYSEKVAHMFRGCKSEDMPPHIYAMAQAAYRGMLATRRDHSLVFLGRSGSGKTTNFKHALHYLVLAAGTVNKILTIEKLNALFTVLEAFGNSRTHMNSNATRFTQLFSLDFDQSGQIASASLQVLLLEKSRIGRRANGDPTFHAIYRLLAGAEGALRKELHLTNLVAENNVFITPLQKHEDKQRAMVEFNRIVAAFRILGVSESDEKVIWLVLAGIYHLSCAGAVKAGTSSQSRWQFARVECAEKAATLLGTTVEELSRIVFSSNGGGAGTPNTPRPALRTPSPTEQSKDIMGLDALEGLLIGLYSEVFHCVAALINRSISSSVHTVSSLLLCDSPGFQNPASCGRQTGACFEDLCHNYLQERLQLLFHHTTLVAPKDRYVQEGIDVDYEDDCDEDGIGSPQGLISLLDRGSSQGATMLRTSQSDLSGSRQIERKGLLWLLEEETVCPGGSDETFLDRLFSHYGDRDHQLLLRKAPGNNQFVLQHLLGTNPVLYTATGWLKATRENPVTKSAITILQESTREDVNMLFVSARGAGVSGALCSSMPGLEGSQSLRRASSIRRTFTTVKRKNISLQVKFTVDGLIETLRRTRVKFVHCILPQHNAGCTDNKSLLSVKSNQSEDSVINVPLLRSQIRGSQIIDAVRLHKVGFPKHIALGEFRRRFSLLSSDVNTRPGSPVADERRAVEDMMLTIDVDPALYRVGQSQIFFRSGTLERLEAQRDEKLTGHIILLQARCRGYLARRKLNTLKLQDLAVRCIQRNVRKWMSVREWPWWRLYVKVAPLLNVHRTEDQLKAKTEELETLRAKVERLEQERNHLKHDNDRLEAKLSEMTADFAEEHSTSTLAAERIDAETSERLRLERELQDVTEANKNLQQTTERLEMELLYARAADLNGVVSDAEDGEDGGVYKQRYEHAVRELEFTKRKMAQQHEDDLEQLVGLKKQLEKKLADAYEEVEEQRQVVGQWKRRVQKLNGEMHDLRLLLEEQTARNNLLEKKQRKFDSETQNLMNDLRQEKAQRERLAREKEIAIAEKFTIEQNLSDARLEIELKEERLRTLGQELEELTFGGKTEEEVAQLKKAKHELEKRVKDQEEELDDLAGQVQLLEQAKLRLEMSIEQQRKEIRKEMQQRDEELEDVRGNALKKVKALESQLENEHEERTILLREKHELERRLVAIEEQDRAERAAEAETMHRLKRDLKRTKALLRDAQTMLERSKGDSTGKAALRQLKNQLEDAECARAVAVKAKQALEQELNETQASLEEALRQRSEAEDRANVASRERTELLSQLEENEEELAEVLKKYRAAVQQVSAEQGQLQEAQVQIAALEAEKSALKDQLSELTQRLESVEQLGDPTANSLATRRLEFRAKELESKLELEQTTRARLETQIARLKENVEKLQTETALLRTKEQSAQDASRRLQRSLRETREEASSALAREQESTRARRELEKSLEAAEAETKVARDDLRLALQRIDDLQSAIQGELDLDCSEEGTTENSDSD comes from the exons ATGCCTCTAAACAAGGTCGACGAAGAGTCCCTGAGAGCGCATCACTTGCTTCACAGGTCGTGTCGCGGTAAGGCTCACGGGAATGGCATAGCGAAACAAAGCAATCGTCGCGCGACTATCTGCTTTCCTGCTACCAGGTTCCCAAAAGACCGGAAGTCCATTACATTGAACGAAACTTCGGTCGTAGCAAACGTGGCAACAAAATTTTCTAACAGAAGAATCAACAGAACTGGCACCAGTTCTTGGGAATGCAGTGACAGCGACAGCTTGCATTCTTCCGAAGCTGGACGCGAGAACGTGTTCACGACCACAAATAACAATGATCGTTCGCCATCGGCAAATACATCTGTTAGTGCCACTGTCAAGTCACCTAATGCTCCAAACACGAAGAAGAAAACTAACAAGAACCTACGCGTATCCCCCTCGTTATCGAAAACATCAACGAAGTGTAATAGAAAGGAGAGCTGGGCAGACACGTTGAGGGTGAGTTCGATCGATGATAGAATCAAACGGATGGAAGAGGGTTGGGACGACAGCAACGTGATCAAGGCACCTAGAGAGCGCAAGTGGAGGAGGATCACAGCGGAGATCGAGCAGAGGGTGCCTAATGGGAAGTCTGGTGACTTTAAGATCCTCGGTCTGAGAGGATCGTCATTGAAAGGATGGAACAATGGCTCGCAGAAGAGGAACCGGAAGAGCGCGGCCTTTCAAAGAAATTCAAAACCGATCGTGGACATCATCGAATGGGAGGAGATCGTGGAGATGGCTCTGGCGAAGAAGATAGGCCATGCAAAGGGAAAGAGAAGACAGAACGGCGAAGATGTGGTGGACGAGGGCTCAGATCGTCGAAAGGTTGAGGGTGAAACGGTGAACGGCGCGGGGGAGTGCATGAAACGCCTCGAGGTGCTTCTGCAAAATAGACTACCGCCGCAAACAGTCGAG GCACGGTCCGAGGAGCATCTGGCGCAAGAACAAGCATGGCTGAGTTCCGAAAGAATTTGGTTATTACATCGAGGTGGTTTTACCCCTGCGACGAAATGTGGTCCAGCAGATCCGGACACAGGAAAGCTAAGAATTCGTTTAACCACTTCTGGCGAGGAACTTCTCGTCGATGAAGAGGACGTTGAAAAG GCCAACCCTCCTCAGTTTGACAAGGCCGAGGAACTCTCGCAATTACGTTTTCTCAATGAATCTTCTGTTCTCCACACACTGAGACAACGTTATGCCAGTAATTTAATACACACGTATGCGGGAGATAGCATGATCATTATCAATCCGGTGGCGCCATTAGCGATTTACTCTGAAAAG GTAGCACATATGTTTAGAGGATGCAAAAGCGAGGATATGCCACCTCATATCTATGCGATGGCGCAAGCAGCTTACAGAGGGATGTTAGCGACTCGGAGAGATCATTCCTTAGTGTTTCTTGGCCGTAGCGGATCTGGCAAAACAACAAATTTTAAACATGCTCTCCATTATCTTGTACTGGCTGCAGGCACAGTTAACAAG ATTTTGACCATTGAGAAACTCAACGCCCTATTCACAGTATTGGAGGCATTTGGAAACAGCAGAACACACATGAATTCCAATGCAACACGTTTTACACAGCTCTTCAGTTTAGACTTTGATCAATCGGGCCAAATAGCATCGGCTTCTTTGCAG GTCCTACTTTTGGAAAAGTCGAGAATAGGCAGAAGAGCGAATGGAGACCCAACTTTCCATGCAATTTACCGTTTACTGGCAGGCGCAGAGGGTGCTCTCAGAAAGGAATTGCACCTGACCAATCTAGTCGCAGAGAACAATGTGTTCATTACACCTTTGCAGAAGCACGAGGACAAACAGCGTGCCATGGTCGAGTTTAATCGAATCGTGGCAGCTTTTAGGATTCTCGGCGTTTCCGAGTCCGACGAGAAAGTCATTTGGCTAGTCCTTGCTGGCATATATCACCTGAGCTGTGCTGGTGCGGTTAAGGCTGGCACCAGTTCGCAAAGTCGATGGCAGTTTGCAAGAGTCGAATGTGCAGAGAAGGCTGCAACGTTATTGGGTACTACTGTTGAGGAATTGAGTAGAATAGTGTTTTCTTCTAATGGAGGCGGTGCTGGTACACCGAATACTCCGAGGCCTGCTTTACGTACACCAAGTCCTACCGAACAAAGCAAAGATATCATGGGATTAGATGCTCTGGAAGGTCTTTTGATTGGACTTTATTCTGAAGTGTTCCATTGCGTAGCTGCTCTTATCAATAG ATCCATATCATCATCTGTGCACACAGTGTCTTCTTTGTTGTTGTGTGACTCGCCAGGTTTTCAGAATCCAGCCTCCTGTGGACGACAAACGGGAGCCTGTTTCGAAGACCTGTGTCACAATTACTTGCAGGAAAGGCTGCAACTGTTGTTTCATCATACGACACTGGTGGCACCAAAGGACAG GTACGTCCAAGAAGGAATTGACGTAGATTACGAAGATGACTGCGACGAAGATGGAATTGGATCACCTCAGGGTTTAATTTCGCTACTAGATCGTGGAAGTTCGCAAGGTGCAACGATGTTGCGAACTAGCCAAAGTGACCTTAGTGGAAGTAGACAAATAGAACGAAAGGGTCTTCTGTGGCTGTTAGAGGAAGAAACAGTATGTCCTGGTGGCAGCGACGAGACATTTTTAGACCGATTGTTTTCTCATTATGGAGATAGAG ATCATCAATTATTGTTAAGAAAAGCACCTGGGAACAATCAGTTTGTCTTACAACATTTATTGGGTACCAATCCTGTACTTTACACAGCAACAGGATGGCTGAAAGCAACACGGGAGAATCCTGTTACTAAAAGTGCCATTACAATACTTCAAGAAAGTACAAG GGAAGATGTGAATATGCTGTTTGTTAGTGCACGTGGAGCAGGAGTATCTGGAGCTTTATGCAGTTCAATGCCTGGTTTAGAAGGTTCACAGTCTTTGAGAAGAGCTTCTAGTATACGGCGAACATTCACTAccgttaaaagaaaaaatatatctcTTCAGGTTAAATTCACTGTT GATGGACTGATTGAAACTTTGCGGAGAACACGAGTTAAATTTGTCCACTGTATACTACCGCAACACAATGCTGGATGTACCGATAATAAAAGCTTATTGTCAGTAAAATCAAATCAAAGCGAGGACAGTGTTATTAACGTACCGCTTCTACGATCACAG ATTCGTGGAAGCCAAATAATCGATGCAGTTAGATTGCATAAAGTGGGATTCCCTAAGCATATAGCTTTAGGTGAATTTAGAAGACGATTCAGTTTATTGTCAAGTGATGTAAACACACGACCAGGCAGTCCTGTAGCTGATGAACGTCGTGCTGTGGAAGATATGATGCTTACCATCGACGTCGATCCAGCTTTGTATCGAGTTGGACAAAGCCAG ATATTTTTCAGATCAGGTACTCTGGAGCGTCTGGAGGCTCAGAGAGACGAGAAGCTAACTGGACACATTATTCTTCTTCAAGCAAGATGCAGGGGTTATCTGGCACGTCGTAAACTCAACACTTTGAAA CTGCAAGATCTTGCGGTTAGATGCATACAGAGGAACGTTAGGAAGTGGATGTCCGTAAGAGAATGGCCCTGGTGGAGGTTATACGTGAAAGTTGCACCTTTATTGAACGTTCATAGAACGGAGGATCAATTGAAGGCGAAGACG GAGGAGCTCGAGACCCTGAGAGCAAAGGTCGAAAGATTGGAGCAGGAGCGGAATCATTTGAAGCACGATAATGATAGATTGGAGGCCAAG CTGAGTGAAATGACTGCCGACTTTGCGGAAGAGCACTCAACATCGACGTTGGCGGCCGAAAGGATCGACGCTGAGACTTCGGAACGTCTACGACTCGAAAGGGAGTTGCAGGATGTGACCGAGGCGAATAAGAATCTGCAGCAAACGACCGAACGTCTGGAGATGGAACTTTTGTATGCGAGGGCCGCAGACTTAAACGGTGTCGTGTCCGATGCCGAAGACGGTGAAGACGGTGGCGTTTACAAGCAGAGATACGAACATGCTGTAAGGGAACTCGAGTTCACGAAGAGAAAAATGGCCCAGCAACACGAGGATGATCTCGAGCAACTGGTTGGACTTAAGAAGCAATTGGAGAAGAAG TTAGCCGATGCTTACGAAGAGGTCGAGGAACAACGTCAGGTTGTTGGACAATGGAAACGACGCGTGCAAAAACTGAATGGCGAGATGCACGACTTGAGACTACTGTTGGAAGAACAGACAGCTAGGAATAATCTTCTGGAAAAGAAACAGCGCAA ATTCGATTCAGAAACTCAGAATTTAATGAACGATCTACGGCAAGAGAAAGCGCAACGTGAAAGATTAgctagagaaaaagaaatcgcGATCGCGGAGAAGTTTACCATAGAACAGAACCTTAGT GACGCAAGATTGGAAATCGAATTGAAGGAAGAAAGATTGCGGACATTGGGCCAAGAGCTTGAGGAATTAACATTTGGTGGCAAAACGGAGGAGGAAGTAGCACAGCTGAAGAAAGCGAAGCATGAGCTGGAGAAAAGAGTAAAGGATCAGGAAGAAGAGTTGGACGACTTAGCTGGCCAGGTGCAGTTGCTCGAGCAGGCGAAGTTAAGGCTCGAGATGAGCATCGAGCAACAACGCAAGGAAATACGCAAAGAGATGCAACAGAGGGACGAGGAGTTAGAAGACGTACGTGGTAACGCTCTGAAAAAGGTGAAAGCTCTAGAGTCGCAGTTGGAGAACGAGCACGAAGAGAGGACGATATTGCTTCGAGAGAAGCATGAATTGGAACGTCGTTTGGTAGCTATCGAAGAACAGGATCGTGCTGAACGTGCGGCAGAAGCTGAAACCATGCATAG gctGAAGAGAGATTTGAAGAGAACCAAAGCATTGCTAAGAGACGCTCAAACGATGCTGGAGAGATCGAAAGGTGACTCGACGGGTAAAGCAGCTTTGCGACAGCTGAAGAATCAGTTGGAAGATGCAGAATGCGCTAGAGCAGTTGCGGTTAAAGCGAAACAGGCACTGGAGCAAGAACTGAATGAGACGCAGGCTTCGTTGGAGGAAGCACTGCGGCAACGTTCCGAAGCAGAAGATCGTGCTAATGTAGCTAGTCGCGAACGAACTGAGCTACTGTCGCAAttggaagaaaatgaagaagagtTGGCAGAA GTTTTGAAGAAGTATCGGGCGGCTGTGCAGCAAGTGTCGGCGGAACAGGGCCAGTTGCAGGAAGCGCAAGTGCAGATTGCTGCTCTGGAGGCAGAGAAATCTGCGTTGAAAGATCAACTTTCAGAGCTGACGCAACGGCTCGAATCCGTCGAGCAGCTTGGCGATCCGACTGCAAACAGTCTCGCTACTCGACGACTCGAGTTTCGTGCTAAGGAACTCGAAAGTAAGCTCGAATTGGAGCAAACGACAAGAGCGCGCTTGGAA aCTCAAATAGCTAGATTGAAAGAAAACGTAGAGAAACTACAAACTGAGACTGCGTTACTTCGAACGAAGGAACAGAGTGCCCAAGATGCCTCGAGAAGATTGCAAAGATCGTTACGCGAAACAAGAGAAGAAGCCAGTTCGGCACTAGCGCGTGAACAAGAGTCCACGCGTGCTCGTCGCGAATTGGAAAAATCTCTTGAGGCTGCTGAAGCGGAGACCAAAGTCGCTAGAGACGATCTCAGGTTGGCGCTTCAACGAATTGATGATCTACAGAGCGCCATACAGGGTGAACTTGATTTAGATTGCAGCGAGGAAGGGACAACCGAAAACAGCGATAg TGATTGA
- the LOC100642299 gene encoding unconventional myosin-XVIIIa isoform X5 translates to MARSEEHLAQEQAWLSSERIWLLHRGGFTPATKCGPADPDTGKLRIRLTTSGEELLVDEEDVEKANPPQFDKAEELSQLRFLNESSVLHTLRQRYASNLIHTYAGDSMIIINPVAPLAIYSEKVAHMFRGCKSEDMPPHIYAMAQAAYRGMLATRRDHSLVFLGRSGSGKTTNFKHALHYLVLAAGTVNKILTIEKLNALFTVLEAFGNSRTHMNSNATRFTQLFSLDFDQSGQIASASLQVLLLEKSRIGRRANGDPTFHAIYRLLAGAEGALRKELHLTNLVAENNVFITPLQKHEDKQRAMVEFNRIVAAFRILGVSESDEKVIWLVLAGIYHLSCAGAVKAGTSSQSRWQFARVECAEKAATLLGTTVEELSRIVFSSNGGGAGTPNTPRPALRTPSPTEQSKDIMGLDALEGLLIGLYSEVFHCVAALINRSISSSVHTVSSLLLCDSPGFQNPASCGRQTGACFEDLCHNYLQERLQLLFHHTTLVAPKDRYVQEGIDVDYEDDCDEDGIGSPQGLISLLDRGSSQGATMLRTSQSDLSGSRQIERKGLLWLLEEETVCPGGSDETFLDRLFSHYGDRDHQLLLRKAPGNNQFVLQHLLGTNPVLYTATGWLKATRENPVTKSAITILQESTREDVNMLFVSARGAGVSGALCSSMPGLEGSQSLRRASSIRRTFTTVKRKNISLQVKFTVDGLIETLRRTRVKFVHCILPQHNAGCTDNKSLLSVKSNQSEDSVINVPLLRSQIRGSQIIDAVRLHKVGFPKHIALGEFRRRFSLLSSDVNTRPGSPVADERRAVEDMMLTIDVDPALYRVGQSQIFFRSGTLERLEAQRDEKLTGHIILLQARCRGYLARRKLNTLKLQDLAVRCIQRNVRKWMSVREWPWWRLYVKVAPLLNVHRTEDQLKAKTEELETLRAKVERLEQERNHLKHDNDRLEAKLSEMTADFAEEHSTSTLAAERIDAETSERLRLERELQDVTEANKNLQQTTERLEMELLYARAADLNGVVSDAEDGEDGGVYKQRYEHAVRELEFTKRKMAQQHEDDLEQLVGLKKQLEKKLADAYEEVEEQRQVVGQWKRRVQKLNGEMHDLRLLLEEQTARNNLLEKKQRKFDSETQNLMNDLRQEKAQRERLAREKEIAIAEKFTIEQNLSDARLEIELKEERLRTLGQELEELTFGGKTEEEVAQLKKAKHELEKRVKDQEEELDDLAGQVQLLEQAKLRLEMSIEQQRKEIRKEMQQRDEELEDVRGNALKKVKALESQLENEHEERTILLREKHELERRLVAIEEQDRAERAAEAETMHRLKRDLKRTKALLRDAQTMLERSKGDSTGKAALRQLKNQLEDAECARAVAVKAKQALEQELNETQASLEEALRQRSEAEDRANVASRERTELLSQLEENEEELAEVLKKYRAAVQQVSAEQGQLQEAQVQIAALEAEKSALKDQLSELTQRLESVEQLGDPTANSLATRRLEFRAKELESKLELEQTTRARLETQIARLKENVEKLQTETALLRTKEQSAQDASRRLQRSLRETREEASSALAREQESTRARRELEKSLEAAEAETKVARDDLRLALQRIDDLQSAIQGELDLDCSEEGTTENSDSD, encoded by the exons ATG GCACGGTCCGAGGAGCATCTGGCGCAAGAACAAGCATGGCTGAGTTCCGAAAGAATTTGGTTATTACATCGAGGTGGTTTTACCCCTGCGACGAAATGTGGTCCAGCAGATCCGGACACAGGAAAGCTAAGAATTCGTTTAACCACTTCTGGCGAGGAACTTCTCGTCGATGAAGAGGACGTTGAAAAG GCCAACCCTCCTCAGTTTGACAAGGCCGAGGAACTCTCGCAATTACGTTTTCTCAATGAATCTTCTGTTCTCCACACACTGAGACAACGTTATGCCAGTAATTTAATACACACGTATGCGGGAGATAGCATGATCATTATCAATCCGGTGGCGCCATTAGCGATTTACTCTGAAAAG GTAGCACATATGTTTAGAGGATGCAAAAGCGAGGATATGCCACCTCATATCTATGCGATGGCGCAAGCAGCTTACAGAGGGATGTTAGCGACTCGGAGAGATCATTCCTTAGTGTTTCTTGGCCGTAGCGGATCTGGCAAAACAACAAATTTTAAACATGCTCTCCATTATCTTGTACTGGCTGCAGGCACAGTTAACAAG ATTTTGACCATTGAGAAACTCAACGCCCTATTCACAGTATTGGAGGCATTTGGAAACAGCAGAACACACATGAATTCCAATGCAACACGTTTTACACAGCTCTTCAGTTTAGACTTTGATCAATCGGGCCAAATAGCATCGGCTTCTTTGCAG GTCCTACTTTTGGAAAAGTCGAGAATAGGCAGAAGAGCGAATGGAGACCCAACTTTCCATGCAATTTACCGTTTACTGGCAGGCGCAGAGGGTGCTCTCAGAAAGGAATTGCACCTGACCAATCTAGTCGCAGAGAACAATGTGTTCATTACACCTTTGCAGAAGCACGAGGACAAACAGCGTGCCATGGTCGAGTTTAATCGAATCGTGGCAGCTTTTAGGATTCTCGGCGTTTCCGAGTCCGACGAGAAAGTCATTTGGCTAGTCCTTGCTGGCATATATCACCTGAGCTGTGCTGGTGCGGTTAAGGCTGGCACCAGTTCGCAAAGTCGATGGCAGTTTGCAAGAGTCGAATGTGCAGAGAAGGCTGCAACGTTATTGGGTACTACTGTTGAGGAATTGAGTAGAATAGTGTTTTCTTCTAATGGAGGCGGTGCTGGTACACCGAATACTCCGAGGCCTGCTTTACGTACACCAAGTCCTACCGAACAAAGCAAAGATATCATGGGATTAGATGCTCTGGAAGGTCTTTTGATTGGACTTTATTCTGAAGTGTTCCATTGCGTAGCTGCTCTTATCAATAG ATCCATATCATCATCTGTGCACACAGTGTCTTCTTTGTTGTTGTGTGACTCGCCAGGTTTTCAGAATCCAGCCTCCTGTGGACGACAAACGGGAGCCTGTTTCGAAGACCTGTGTCACAATTACTTGCAGGAAAGGCTGCAACTGTTGTTTCATCATACGACACTGGTGGCACCAAAGGACAG GTACGTCCAAGAAGGAATTGACGTAGATTACGAAGATGACTGCGACGAAGATGGAATTGGATCACCTCAGGGTTTAATTTCGCTACTAGATCGTGGAAGTTCGCAAGGTGCAACGATGTTGCGAACTAGCCAAAGTGACCTTAGTGGAAGTAGACAAATAGAACGAAAGGGTCTTCTGTGGCTGTTAGAGGAAGAAACAGTATGTCCTGGTGGCAGCGACGAGACATTTTTAGACCGATTGTTTTCTCATTATGGAGATAGAG ATCATCAATTATTGTTAAGAAAAGCACCTGGGAACAATCAGTTTGTCTTACAACATTTATTGGGTACCAATCCTGTACTTTACACAGCAACAGGATGGCTGAAAGCAACACGGGAGAATCCTGTTACTAAAAGTGCCATTACAATACTTCAAGAAAGTACAAG GGAAGATGTGAATATGCTGTTTGTTAGTGCACGTGGAGCAGGAGTATCTGGAGCTTTATGCAGTTCAATGCCTGGTTTAGAAGGTTCACAGTCTTTGAGAAGAGCTTCTAGTATACGGCGAACATTCACTAccgttaaaagaaaaaatatatctcTTCAGGTTAAATTCACTGTT GATGGACTGATTGAAACTTTGCGGAGAACACGAGTTAAATTTGTCCACTGTATACTACCGCAACACAATGCTGGATGTACCGATAATAAAAGCTTATTGTCAGTAAAATCAAATCAAAGCGAGGACAGTGTTATTAACGTACCGCTTCTACGATCACAG ATTCGTGGAAGCCAAATAATCGATGCAGTTAGATTGCATAAAGTGGGATTCCCTAAGCATATAGCTTTAGGTGAATTTAGAAGACGATTCAGTTTATTGTCAAGTGATGTAAACACACGACCAGGCAGTCCTGTAGCTGATGAACGTCGTGCTGTGGAAGATATGATGCTTACCATCGACGTCGATCCAGCTTTGTATCGAGTTGGACAAAGCCAG ATATTTTTCAGATCAGGTACTCTGGAGCGTCTGGAGGCTCAGAGAGACGAGAAGCTAACTGGACACATTATTCTTCTTCAAGCAAGATGCAGGGGTTATCTGGCACGTCGTAAACTCAACACTTTGAAA CTGCAAGATCTTGCGGTTAGATGCATACAGAGGAACGTTAGGAAGTGGATGTCCGTAAGAGAATGGCCCTGGTGGAGGTTATACGTGAAAGTTGCACCTTTATTGAACGTTCATAGAACGGAGGATCAATTGAAGGCGAAGACG GAGGAGCTCGAGACCCTGAGAGCAAAGGTCGAAAGATTGGAGCAGGAGCGGAATCATTTGAAGCACGATAATGATAGATTGGAGGCCAAG CTGAGTGAAATGACTGCCGACTTTGCGGAAGAGCACTCAACATCGACGTTGGCGGCCGAAAGGATCGACGCTGAGACTTCGGAACGTCTACGACTCGAAAGGGAGTTGCAGGATGTGACCGAGGCGAATAAGAATCTGCAGCAAACGACCGAACGTCTGGAGATGGAACTTTTGTATGCGAGGGCCGCAGACTTAAACGGTGTCGTGTCCGATGCCGAAGACGGTGAAGACGGTGGCGTTTACAAGCAGAGATACGAACATGCTGTAAGGGAACTCGAGTTCACGAAGAGAAAAATGGCCCAGCAACACGAGGATGATCTCGAGCAACTGGTTGGACTTAAGAAGCAATTGGAGAAGAAG TTAGCCGATGCTTACGAAGAGGTCGAGGAACAACGTCAGGTTGTTGGACAATGGAAACGACGCGTGCAAAAACTGAATGGCGAGATGCACGACTTGAGACTACTGTTGGAAGAACAGACAGCTAGGAATAATCTTCTGGAAAAGAAACAGCGCAA ATTCGATTCAGAAACTCAGAATTTAATGAACGATCTACGGCAAGAGAAAGCGCAACGTGAAAGATTAgctagagaaaaagaaatcgcGATCGCGGAGAAGTTTACCATAGAACAGAACCTTAGT GACGCAAGATTGGAAATCGAATTGAAGGAAGAAAGATTGCGGACATTGGGCCAAGAGCTTGAGGAATTAACATTTGGTGGCAAAACGGAGGAGGAAGTAGCACAGCTGAAGAAAGCGAAGCATGAGCTGGAGAAAAGAGTAAAGGATCAGGAAGAAGAGTTGGACGACTTAGCTGGCCAGGTGCAGTTGCTCGAGCAGGCGAAGTTAAGGCTCGAGATGAGCATCGAGCAACAACGCAAGGAAATACGCAAAGAGATGCAACAGAGGGACGAGGAGTTAGAAGACGTACGTGGTAACGCTCTGAAAAAGGTGAAAGCTCTAGAGTCGCAGTTGGAGAACGAGCACGAAGAGAGGACGATATTGCTTCGAGAGAAGCATGAATTGGAACGTCGTTTGGTAGCTATCGAAGAACAGGATCGTGCTGAACGTGCGGCAGAAGCTGAAACCATGCATAG gctGAAGAGAGATTTGAAGAGAACCAAAGCATTGCTAAGAGACGCTCAAACGATGCTGGAGAGATCGAAAGGTGACTCGACGGGTAAAGCAGCTTTGCGACAGCTGAAGAATCAGTTGGAAGATGCAGAATGCGCTAGAGCAGTTGCGGTTAAAGCGAAACAGGCACTGGAGCAAGAACTGAATGAGACGCAGGCTTCGTTGGAGGAAGCACTGCGGCAACGTTCCGAAGCAGAAGATCGTGCTAATGTAGCTAGTCGCGAACGAACTGAGCTACTGTCGCAAttggaagaaaatgaagaagagtTGGCAGAA GTTTTGAAGAAGTATCGGGCGGCTGTGCAGCAAGTGTCGGCGGAACAGGGCCAGTTGCAGGAAGCGCAAGTGCAGATTGCTGCTCTGGAGGCAGAGAAATCTGCGTTGAAAGATCAACTTTCAGAGCTGACGCAACGGCTCGAATCCGTCGAGCAGCTTGGCGATCCGACTGCAAACAGTCTCGCTACTCGACGACTCGAGTTTCGTGCTAAGGAACTCGAAAGTAAGCTCGAATTGGAGCAAACGACAAGAGCGCGCTTGGAA aCTCAAATAGCTAGATTGAAAGAAAACGTAGAGAAACTACAAACTGAGACTGCGTTACTTCGAACGAAGGAACAGAGTGCCCAAGATGCCTCGAGAAGATTGCAAAGATCGTTACGCGAAACAAGAGAAGAAGCCAGTTCGGCACTAGCGCGTGAACAAGAGTCCACGCGTGCTCGTCGCGAATTGGAAAAATCTCTTGAGGCTGCTGAAGCGGAGACCAAAGTCGCTAGAGACGATCTCAGGTTGGCGCTTCAACGAATTGATGATCTACAGAGCGCCATACAGGGTGAACTTGATTTAGATTGCAGCGAGGAAGGGACAACCGAAAACAGCGATAg TGATTGA